Proteins encoded together in one bacterium window:
- a CDS encoding carboxypeptidase M32 — protein MLLIPVGCPYPSEEAECLGYTENIYDPLLDLYEPEMKTADVAGIFEALKTELVPLIKQISRQQDAVQGILFQGAFDVDAQWKFGTAVLKRIGYDFNRGRQDISAHPFSVAFSPQDVRITTWLDQNSFTSAFLSSVHECGHALYEQGIAEALARTPLSKGASTAVHESQSRLWENVIGRSRAFWTYFLPILKSFYPDQLVEATIEQAYQAVNVVRLGYIRTEADEVTYNLHVFLRFDLEVEVKDLPELWNEKMKAYLGLTPPNDALGVLQDVHWSAAFFGYFPTYVLGNVLALQFYDRLIKDIPTLPEYIMHGDFSPLLEWLRKHIHIHGAKFTSRELVQRVTGEKINAAPYAIYFLSPYEVPGSVSNISCNNCKND, from the coding sequence ATGCTCCTCATTCCTGTTGGTTGTCCTTACCCGTCAGAGGAAGCCGAGTGCCTGGGATATACCGAGAACATCTATGATCCGTTATTGGACCTGTATGAACCTGAAATGAAAACCGCGGACGTGGCTGGTATTTTTGAAGCTCTCAAAACAGAACTGGTTCCGCTGATAAAGCAGATTTCTCGACAGCAGGATGCGGTTCAAGGTATTCTATTTCAAGGAGCTTTCGATGTCGATGCTCAATGGAAATTTGGAACAGCGGTGCTCAAGAGGATTGGCTATGACTTTAACCGGGGACGGCAGGATATTTCCGCCCATCCTTTTTCAGTGGCATTCTCACCCCAAGATGTCAGAATTACGACATGGCTGGACCAAAATTCATTTACTTCAGCCTTCCTTAGCTCTGTCCATGAATGTGGTCACGCATTGTACGAACAGGGGATTGCGGAGGCGCTCGCTCGAACGCCATTATCGAAAGGAGCCTCGACGGCAGTTCATGAATCCCAATCGCGCCTCTGGGAAAATGTGATTGGCAGAAGCCGGGCATTCTGGACGTATTTTCTTCCGATTTTAAAGTCCTTTTATCCCGATCAACTGGTAGAGGCAACTATAGAACAGGCTTACCAGGCTGTCAATGTCGTACGCCTAGGCTATATCAGAACCGAAGCTGATGAAGTCACCTACAACCTTCATGTTTTTCTCCGTTTCGACCTGGAAGTTGAAGTCAAAGACTTACCTGAGCTATGGAATGAGAAAATGAAAGCCTATTTAGGGCTCACACCACCCAACGATGCATTGGGTGTGCTCCAGGATGTTCATTGGTCAGCGGCGTTTTTCGGGTATTTTCCGACCTATGTGCTGGGAAATGTATTAGCTCTGCAATTCTATGACCGTTTGATAAAAGACATTCCGACTCTTCCGGAATATATCATGCATGGCGATTTTTCGCCTCTCCTGGAATGGTTGCGAAAGCATATTCATATTCACGGAGCAAAGTTCACTTCTCGGGAATTGGTACAGAGAGTAACTGGCGAAAAAATCAACGCCGCGCCATATGCCATATATTTCTTATCTCCGTACGAAGTACCGGGATCTGTATCAAATATAAGCTGTAATAACTGCAAAAATGACTAA
- a CDS encoding phosphopantetheine-binding protein — protein MEGDQEKTLAEIRARVKGLLVDNLALQDIQAEDIRDDEILFGEEGLGLDSLDAVEIVVLLQRNFGLEMKDIDQGKKIFYSVDTLARYIYENRKSNTSKEQS, from the coding sequence ATGGAAGGAGATCAGGAAAAGACTCTGGCGGAAATACGGGCCCGAGTCAAAGGCCTGCTGGTTGATAATCTTGCCCTGCAAGATATTCAGGCGGAAGATATTCGGGATGATGAAATTCTGTTCGGGGAGGAAGGGCTTGGCCTTGATTCTCTGGATGCCGTTGAAATAGTTGTCCTGCTGCAAAGAAACTTTGGATTGGAAATGAAGGATATCGATCAGGGGAAAAAAATATTTTACTCGGTTGACACGTTAGCCCGATATATTTACGAAAACAGGAAAAGCAATACCTCAAAAGAGCAATCTTGA
- a CDS encoding LPP20 family lipoprotein has product MFDRQQMHKTILMSLVCLVVFSGCAGKKVETGEPVAKPAETTIGFKKVESPPWVTKGSGAFQDGGKKVFYGVGSASGIKNYSLLRSTADNRARNEVAKTFETYVASLMKDYAASTTAGDFSETSEEQHVEQAIKTVSSMTLSGVQIIDHWESPENQGLIFSLAMLDLNEFEQNLDKAKELNSKVKDYVRENAGKLHDELSKEVEKREEKAGQ; this is encoded by the coding sequence GTGTTTGATCGGCAACAGATGCACAAAACAATCCTTATGAGCCTTGTATGCCTGGTTGTTTTCAGCGGATGCGCAGGGAAAAAAGTAGAGACGGGAGAACCTGTCGCCAAACCGGCAGAAACTACTATTGGATTTAAAAAGGTGGAATCCCCTCCATGGGTAACCAAAGGCAGTGGTGCCTTTCAGGATGGAGGCAAGAAAGTTTTTTATGGTGTTGGTTCGGCATCGGGCATAAAAAATTATTCTCTCCTTCGCTCCACAGCGGATAACCGTGCCAGGAACGAAGTGGCCAAGACATTTGAGACCTACGTAGCTTCACTGATGAAGGATTATGCAGCCTCCACCACAGCGGGTGATTTTTCCGAAACAAGTGAGGAGCAGCATGTTGAACAGGCAATCAAGACTGTTTCCTCGATGACCCTGTCCGGTGTGCAAATAATTGATCATTGGGAGTCGCCCGAAAACCAGGGCCTGATCTTCTCGTTAGCAATGCTCGACCTGAACGAGTTCGAACAAAACCTTGACAAGGCGAAGGAATTGAACTCCAAGGTCAAAGATTATGTCAGGGAGAATGCCGGGAAATTACATGACGAGCTGTCAAAAGAGGTGGAGAAGCGGGAAGAGAAAGCCGGGCAATAA
- a CDS encoding beta-ketoacyl synthase N-terminal-like domain-containing protein, whose product MNIAGIGTICTRGRGIESFAHALQQGWKAPQFISLQSLPDKSFPVYPLNQESLMDKAVLGKMRRADRFSRMAALAAWDAVQDSGMALDGEHTMGIIVASAFGPHTTTFRFLDDILDYGEANVSPTAFSHSVHNTAASYIASLLDIRGPTITVSQFAFPFHQAILLAQAWLDEKRCDYVLVGSADESGRVMEYICSQKLRIADDGQIQPFHFSAAPKAVPGEGSVFFLMTSREDGRKYGELSEVALSSHRNEEEDKPDICILEADGMAGDETGYRDAVVPGAFAAGYSPLFGSMLTGSGFQCAAAALMLKEQIRYACPVQDNPGRVNICTVTETAEIHSIHCIRYHCGQKKAVIKLRR is encoded by the coding sequence ATGAATATTGCCGGGATAGGGACCATTTGTACCCGTGGACGGGGAATTGAAAGCTTTGCTCATGCCTTGCAGCAAGGGTGGAAGGCCCCGCAATTCATTAGCCTACAATCCTTACCGGATAAGTCCTTTCCTGTATACCCGCTCAACCAGGAGTCGCTCATGGACAAAGCGGTTCTGGGGAAAATGCGCCGGGCGGACAGATTCAGCAGGATGGCTGCTCTGGCTGCCTGGGATGCAGTCCAGGACAGCGGCATGGCACTCGATGGGGAACATACCATGGGTATTATTGTCGCCTCGGCCTTCGGACCGCATACCACAACCTTCCGCTTTCTGGATGACATCCTCGATTACGGTGAAGCGAATGTTTCTCCGACAGCGTTTTCCCATTCGGTCCACAATACGGCTGCATCGTATATCGCCTCTCTGCTGGACATTCGAGGGCCAACCATAACCGTGAGCCAGTTTGCTTTCCCGTTTCATCAGGCCATTCTTCTGGCCCAGGCCTGGCTCGATGAAAAGCGGTGTGATTATGTCCTTGTCGGCAGCGCGGATGAATCCGGCAGGGTTATGGAATATATTTGCAGTCAAAAACTCCGGATTGCTGATGACGGTCAAATCCAGCCCTTCCATTTTTCAGCCGCACCAAAGGCTGTGCCGGGAGAGGGGAGCGTGTTTTTCCTGATGACCAGCCGGGAAGATGGCCGCAAATATGGTGAATTGTCCGAAGTCGCTCTCTCCAGTCACCGAAATGAAGAGGAGGATAAACCTGACATCTGCATCCTCGAAGCGGACGGCATGGCCGGTGACGAAACTGGCTACCGTGATGCCGTTGTGCCCGGTGCCTTTGCAGCCGGATACTCACCGCTGTTTGGCAGCATGCTGACCGGCAGCGGCTTCCAGTGCGCTGCCGCCGCTCTGATGCTGAAAGAGCAGATCCGATATGCCTGTCCGGTTCAGGACAATCCCGGCAGGGTGAATATCTGTACCGTGACTGAGACGGCTGAAATACACAGTATTCACTGTATCAGATATCATTGTGGACAGAAAAAGGCTGTTATTAAATTACGGCGATAG
- a CDS encoding beta-ketoacyl-[acyl-carrier-protein] synthase family protein: MKKAVVSGIGVISAAGKDLPETLDTFAQGKRNAGPVSLFPTLLTYPVFEVRDIPPQWHKEGMRTLSLALCAVAQALGDAGLPDDLSSLKVGVCLGTTVASQLNDLEFYRSFRNSGQAPMGAVDRFLRGNLAQAAAHTFKAEGPALTVVNACSSGADAIGISLSWLKQGICDLAIAGGADELNHVPLCGFGSLGIVSESLCAPFDRNRSGLNLGEGAGVLIIEAEDICRQRGKAPLAYLAGYGIAADAYHLTAPHPEGKGLEAAVRQAMASANITPDDVSFVNAHGTATPDNDKVEGTVLARIFGPDVKVLSTKGYTGHTLGAAGGLEAAFTVAALREGWIPASIGFVHQDTEIPLAPVAVKTPIEKGYGVSTSLAFGGNNTALIFSAAGCSVRSSSFRKCRDTA; this comes from the coding sequence ATGAAAAAGGCGGTAGTAAGCGGAATAGGAGTGATTTCTGCTGCTGGCAAAGACCTTCCTGAAACTCTGGATACCTTCGCCCAGGGAAAAAGGAATGCGGGTCCGGTGTCCCTGTTTCCTACGCTCCTCACCTATCCGGTCTTTGAAGTACGGGATATTCCCCCGCAATGGCATAAAGAAGGGATGCGTACGTTAAGCCTTGCCCTGTGCGCTGTGGCCCAGGCACTCGGCGATGCAGGACTGCCGGACGATCTTTCCTCTCTGAAGGTGGGAGTATGTTTGGGAACCACGGTCGCCAGCCAACTGAATGACCTCGAATTTTACCGCTCGTTCCGAAATAGCGGGCAGGCCCCGATGGGAGCGGTTGACCGCTTTCTCCGAGGGAATCTTGCGCAGGCCGCTGCCCATACGTTCAAAGCAGAGGGACCGGCCCTTACGGTGGTCAATGCCTGCTCATCCGGAGCTGACGCCATTGGGATATCGCTATCCTGGCTGAAGCAGGGAATATGCGATCTGGCCATAGCCGGGGGCGCTGACGAGTTGAACCATGTCCCCCTGTGCGGCTTCGGGTCCCTGGGAATTGTCAGCGAATCGTTGTGCGCTCCTTTTGACCGTAACCGATCAGGTTTGAACCTTGGCGAAGGGGCAGGAGTCCTTATTATCGAAGCGGAAGACATCTGCCGACAGAGAGGAAAAGCCCCCCTGGCGTATCTTGCAGGATATGGAATAGCTGCCGATGCCTATCACCTGACAGCTCCTCACCCGGAAGGAAAAGGGCTGGAAGCGGCTGTGCGGCAGGCAATGGCTTCGGCCAATATTACTCCCGATGATGTCTCATTTGTCAATGCTCATGGTACAGCCACCCCGGATAACGATAAGGTCGAGGGAACCGTTCTGGCCAGGATTTTTGGCCCGGATGTTAAAGTTCTTTCCACCAAAGGGTACACCGGCCATACTCTGGGCGCAGCCGGTGGCCTGGAAGCTGCCTTTACCGTCGCAGCCCTGCGGGAAGGATGGATACCGGCCAGCATTGGCTTTGTTCACCAGGACACGGAAATACCGCTGGCCCCGGTTGCCGTGAAAACACCGATCGAGAAGGGGTATGGGGTTTCCACCTCTCTGGCCTTTGGCGGAAACAATACAGCCCTCATTTTTTCTGCCGCCGGTTGCAGTGTTCGTTCCTCCTCGTTTCGCAAATGCCGGGATACAGCATGA
- a CDS encoding caspase family protein: protein MRKTESPVSALYYAVLICFVSTCCCFYSAAQARDRDLSISPRVNSSSQQQVAKQGEYWALIIGINNYENWALLQTALADATAVREVLIKNYGFSEKKTVFLKDREATRQNILREFRKMVEVMKEDDSLFIYYAGHGYLDKLLNVGYWVPCDGKATDISTFIPNSTIHDLVKAAKSKHIYLVSDSCFSGSLFLRAETPSPATIDDRYIKKYGGLKSRQVLSSGNMEPVSDSGYDNHSIFAYYFIKTLKENPDPYLTPMGIFERLKVPMARNANQIPICKPLQDAYDEGGEFIFANLALKNHPGKLSPLQQPPSSDLEVESEKEKVQQEAEQLQQQKKQLEELRKALLEQKALINEQKGVAEEKARIEQQLKEIQLKQGAVPVTPGQVKQKTASVQQETIYQVQKPIEPAAGKTYFTRVNIWYEKPDQIPSTNYHRGARLPVGTKVTIRQQSNGKIRFAVDGASTVYTLVYIPKHGRMTMEEFFSHYFSEENVMAEGGKFSQFTPEEQDNIKHGTLAEGMCKEAVLMAYGYPPKHKTPNISNNVWIFWENNHNKIVVTFQDNKIANIKD from the coding sequence ATGAGGAAAACGGAGTCACCTGTAAGCGCACTATACTATGCTGTCCTGATTTGTTTCGTATCCACATGCTGCTGCTTCTATTCAGCGGCTCAGGCCAGAGATCGGGACCTTTCCATATCCCCCCGGGTTAATTCATCCTCTCAGCAGCAGGTTGCGAAGCAGGGTGAGTACTGGGCGCTCATTATCGGGATAAACAACTACGAAAACTGGGCTCTTTTGCAGACAGCTCTTGCTGATGCCACCGCGGTTCGTGAGGTTTTAATTAAAAACTACGGGTTCTCTGAGAAAAAAACTGTCTTTCTGAAGGACCGGGAGGCTACCCGGCAGAATATTTTACGGGAATTCAGAAAGATGGTGGAAGTAATGAAGGAGGACGATTCCCTTTTCATCTATTATGCAGGTCACGGGTATTTGGACAAGCTCCTGAATGTAGGGTACTGGGTACCCTGTGACGGCAAGGCAACCGATATCAGCACCTTCATTCCCAACTCCACTATCCATGACCTTGTCAAGGCAGCCAAATCCAAACATATCTATTTAGTATCCGATTCCTGCTTCTCCGGCTCGCTCTTTTTACGGGCTGAAACTCCCTCCCCGGCTACCATCGATGATCGATACATCAAAAAATATGGAGGGCTCAAGTCACGGCAGGTGTTATCATCAGGAAATATGGAGCCGGTATCGGATAGCGGCTATGATAACCACTCCATTTTTGCCTACTACTTCATCAAGACCCTGAAGGAAAACCCGGACCCCTATCTTACCCCGATGGGGATTTTTGAAAGGCTGAAGGTCCCCATGGCCAGAAACGCCAACCAGATTCCAATCTGCAAACCATTACAGGATGCCTATGATGAAGGCGGAGAATTCATTTTTGCAAACCTGGCCCTCAAAAACCATCCCGGTAAGCTTAGCCCTCTTCAACAGCCCCCCTCTTCGGATCTTGAGGTTGAATCGGAAAAAGAAAAGGTTCAGCAGGAAGCAGAGCAGCTCCAGCAGCAAAAGAAACAACTGGAGGAGTTGCGAAAAGCCCTGCTCGAACAAAAGGCCCTGATCAATGAGCAAAAAGGCGTGGCCGAAGAGAAGGCCAGGATTGAGCAGCAGCTCAAGGAAATTCAGCTCAAGCAGGGAGCTGTACCAGTCACCCCCGGACAGGTGAAACAGAAGACCGCATCGGTACAGCAGGAAACTATTTATCAGGTGCAAAAACCAATAGAGCCGGCAGCGGGGAAAACCTATTTTACCAGGGTCAATATCTGGTATGAGAAGCCGGACCAGATTCCTTCCACCAATTATCATCGAGGGGCTCGCCTGCCGGTTGGAACAAAAGTAACCATCAGGCAACAGAGCAATGGCAAAATCCGGTTTGCCGTTGATGGTGCCAGTACAGTCTATACCCTGGTATATATACCAAAACATGGCAGGATGACGATGGAGGAATTCTTTAGCCATTATTTCTCCGAAGAGAATGTCATGGCCGAGGGTGGTAAATTTTCTCAATTTACGCCGGAGGAGCAAGATAACATTAAACATGGCACCCTTGCCGAAGGGATGTGCAAGGAGGCAGTGCTCATGGCTTACGGGTATCCACCAAAACACAAAACACCTAATATATCCAATAACGTATGGATCTTTTGGGAAAACAATCACAATAAGATCGTGGTGACATTCCAGGATAATAAAATCGCGAACATCAAAGATTAA
- a CDS encoding FlgO family outer membrane protein, which yields MKNTPIFLVFLFLVTSFFLPCLTGCAHRQLPDTAGKQVTNTPASASTPKSPPPSSAAIRRVKETAPSWVVSRKDIRYPYAFYLTGVGVSDKDSTSADEDARMDLLKQIEMEISGEETSFQGETSLQQEAKGIHGQHHSTSLESRVESKIKVKIDTKIAGLTISERWYSEQERRYYSLATLERDTAAGALEGEIISSLETIHNLYSSGLGQENNRELVKALDSYRQANAMADSFHVLLKQRSIIRKDKSDLKSQELEARIQDGEKSLADSKRRLDNIISNIRIFPVDGNNQKGFAGSPLARDLAVKVLFEGQEGDRKNQYPIAGMPVKFAFDSSTGELDAGVITDANGIARSKVYRVDQSKNRVNTISAVVNLEDGGQGSGKKATFTYDLLIADMAREPEAYPWSEGIVKLVEEVIARIYTNATTAGAAASSSSSKVAVLDFSEARSEERLILSRVLESDLRTTLAKVDGFVVIDEEGSPDKARDRDLREKARALKADYYLSGVYWLYDQGLRINAKLVDTDDGTLVSTARIIIARDSIDSADLKSLDSKSGHSQNQDTAPAYDLTLDKVYFSEEEERKFSIDLWTDRSDYKTGDSLTLYVKSDRDCYLSLLDIGTSGKLTVIFPNPLQKDNFIRGGRTYSIPSPEFGGVNITVSGPAGIERIKAIASIEPFALVDPAAFCSLEKENTRGLRDLSIGMQNLSSLTWVQDFTEIRIHEN from the coding sequence ATGAAAAATACCCCAATATTCCTTGTCTTCTTATTCCTTGTAACCAGCTTTTTCCTGCCCTGTCTTACCGGCTGCGCTCATCGCCAGTTACCGGATACAGCCGGAAAGCAGGTCACAAACACACCTGCATCTGCATCAACGCCTAAATCTCCACCTCCATCTTCAGCCGCAATCCGCAGGGTAAAAGAAACCGCCCCATCCTGGGTTGTATCCCGGAAAGATATCAGATACCCATATGCCTTTTACCTCACTGGTGTCGGCGTATCAGATAAGGATAGCACATCCGCAGATGAAGATGCGCGCATGGACCTCCTCAAGCAGATAGAGATGGAGATTTCAGGCGAAGAAACCTCTTTCCAGGGGGAAACCTCTCTCCAGCAGGAAGCGAAAGGAATCCACGGTCAGCACCACTCCACCTCCCTGGAGTCGCGGGTCGAATCGAAGATAAAGGTTAAGATAGACACTAAGATAGCCGGGCTGACCATCAGTGAAAGGTGGTATAGTGAACAGGAGAGGCGGTATTATTCTCTGGCTACCCTGGAGAGGGATACGGCGGCAGGAGCGTTGGAAGGCGAGATTATCAGCAGTCTTGAGACTATCCATAATCTCTATTCGTCGGGCCTGGGGCAGGAAAATAACAGGGAACTGGTCAAGGCCCTCGATAGCTACCGGCAGGCAAATGCGATGGCGGACAGCTTTCATGTGCTGCTCAAGCAGCGTTCGATAATCCGGAAAGATAAGTCAGACCTCAAGAGCCAGGAGCTTGAGGCAAGGATACAGGATGGGGAAAAGTCATTGGCCGATAGCAAAAGGAGGCTGGATAACATTATCTCGAATATCCGGATTTTCCCGGTCGATGGAAATAACCAGAAAGGGTTTGCAGGCAGTCCTCTGGCCAGGGATCTGGCAGTCAAAGTGCTTTTTGAAGGTCAGGAGGGCGACCGGAAGAACCAATACCCCATAGCCGGAATGCCGGTGAAATTCGCCTTTGATTCTTCCACCGGAGAGCTGGATGCCGGGGTGATCACCGATGCCAATGGCATAGCCAGATCAAAGGTATACCGGGTCGATCAATCGAAGAACCGGGTGAATACCATATCCGCAGTGGTTAACCTTGAAGACGGCGGGCAGGGGAGCGGGAAAAAGGCGACATTCACCTATGATCTTCTCATTGCGGATATGGCCAGAGAACCCGAAGCATATCCCTGGTCTGAGGGGATAGTCAAGCTGGTGGAAGAAGTCATAGCCAGAATATATACGAATGCCACTACTGCCGGAGCTGCTGCCAGCAGTAGCAGCAGCAAGGTGGCAGTCCTGGATTTTTCCGAGGCCAGGAGCGAAGAAAGGCTTATTCTCAGCAGGGTTCTGGAATCTGACCTGCGGACAACTCTGGCCAAAGTGGATGGTTTCGTCGTGATTGACGAAGAAGGCTCCCCTGACAAAGCCAGGGACAGGGACCTGCGGGAGAAAGCCAGGGCATTAAAAGCGGACTACTACCTTTCAGGGGTATACTGGCTTTATGACCAGGGCTTGCGAATCAATGCCAAACTGGTGGATACGGATGACGGGACCCTCGTCTCGACAGCCAGGATCATTATCGCCAGGGACTCCATCGATAGTGCCGATCTCAAATCTCTTGATTCGAAAAGCGGTCATAGTCAGAATCAGGATACCGCACCCGCTTATGACCTTACGCTTGATAAAGTGTATTTTTCAGAGGAAGAGGAGCGCAAGTTCAGCATTGATCTATGGACCGACCGCAGTGATTATAAGACAGGAGATTCTCTTACCTTGTATGTCAAATCGGACAGGGATTGCTATCTTTCGCTGCTGGATATCGGGACAAGCGGCAAACTGACGGTAATTTTCCCCAATCCACTGCAGAAGGATAATTTTATCAGGGGTGGCAGAACGTATTCCATCCCGTCACCCGAATTCGGGGGGGTCAACATAACCGTCTCAGGCCCGGCAGGCATCGAAAGGATTAAAGCCATAGCCTCTATCGAGCCGTTCGCCCTGGTAGATCCTGCGGCATTCTGTTCCCTTGAAAAAGAAAATACCCGAGGGCTGCGGGATTTGTCCATCGGCATGCAAAATCTCTCCTCCCTGACCTGGGTGCAGGATTTTACCGAGATCAGGATACATGAAAATTAG